Proteins encoded in a region of the Candidatus Cloacimonadaceae bacterium genome:
- the panB gene encoding 3-methyl-2-oxobutanoate hydroxymethyltransferase, whose product MTKEKLLNVASFKTMKANGKKITMITAYDFSMARCAMQSDMDIILVGDSLGMVVLGYETTLDVTIDDISYHSAAVRRGAEGAFIIADMPYMSYHLSIEDTKQNAAELIIRGGANAVKLEGGSASRLDAIRGIVDCEIPVCAHIGLTPQSIHRLGGYKVQGKTEAEYEDLLHQASAIEAAGAFMLVLEGIPEALGQEISSNLTIPTIGIGAGRYCDGQVLVYHDILGLSGMHPKFVKQYADISERIVEAIKSYGHDVRSGVFPAAEHVYYPINKA is encoded by the coding sequence ATGACTAAGGAAAAGCTGCTCAACGTGGCGTCCTTCAAAACCATGAAAGCAAACGGCAAAAAGATCACGATGATCACCGCCTATGACTTTTCAATGGCTCGCTGCGCCATGCAAAGCGATATGGACATCATACTCGTGGGAGACAGCCTCGGCATGGTCGTGCTGGGCTATGAAACCACACTTGACGTGACGATCGATGATATCTCCTATCACAGCGCAGCAGTGCGCAGAGGAGCTGAAGGCGCATTTATCATCGCGGATATGCCCTACATGAGCTATCATCTCAGCATTGAAGACACGAAACAGAACGCTGCTGAGCTGATCATCCGCGGCGGAGCAAACGCGGTCAAGCTCGAAGGCGGTTCTGCTTCACGCCTTGATGCCATACGCGGCATTGTGGATTGCGAAATCCCGGTCTGTGCGCATATCGGTCTCACGCCTCAAAGCATTCACCGCCTCGGCGGATACAAAGTTCAGGGCAAGACCGAAGCCGAATATGAAGATCTGCTGCATCAGGCGTCCGCCATCGAAGCCGCCGGAGCTTTCATGCTCGTGCTGGAAGGCATCCCCGAAGCCCTGGGACAAGAAATCAGCAGCAATCTGACGATTCCCACCATTGGCATTGGCGCGGGCAGGTATTGCGACGGGCAGGTGCTCGTCTATCACGACATCTTGGGGCTTTCCGGCATGCATCCCAAGTTTGTCAAACAATATGCCGATATCAGTGAGCGGATCGTAGAAGCGATTAAAAGCTATGGACATGATGTGCGCAGCGGAGTTTTCCCCGCCGCCGAACACGTATATTATCCCATAAATAAAGCGTAA